The following proteins come from a genomic window of Rhodothermales bacterium:
- a CDS encoding pseudouridine-5'-phosphate glycosidase, protein MNASAPRATVALETSVLAQGLPWPANRDLIHRLHGAVTAVGARPCTTGCLDGELRADLSMVEVLSFCQPPDPAAPPIRKVSLANLPAVLARREQGATTVATTMLAAHRAGIQVVATGGIGGVHIRSSEREPLDESGDLMALSRIPVTVVCSGPKAILDVAATRERLETLGITLIGYRTDTLPAFYCGHSPHAVDVRCDDVTQVVEIIRARDRMALPSAILVTVPVPDSHALPWEAVQDVVQTALRRPAGARLAPAEVTPYLLGAVRDALGNRALDANIALLEQNARLAAELGVALAEANPASHS, encoded by the coding sequence ATGAACGCTTCCGCCCCCCGTGCCACCGTTGCACTTGAGACCAGTGTCCTGGCGCAGGGGCTTCCCTGGCCCGCAAACCGCGATCTGATTCACCGGCTGCATGGCGCCGTGACCGCAGTGGGCGCGCGCCCCTGTACGACGGGTTGCCTGGACGGAGAACTGCGCGCCGATCTGAGCATGGTCGAGGTCTTGTCCTTTTGTCAACCGCCCGACCCGGCCGCTCCACCCATTCGAAAAGTCTCGCTTGCCAATCTGCCCGCGGTCCTGGCCCGACGCGAGCAGGGCGCCACAACGGTCGCCACCACCATGCTGGCCGCCCACCGGGCAGGTATCCAGGTCGTTGCCACCGGCGGAATCGGCGGCGTTCATATCCGCAGCAGCGAGCGCGAACCGCTCGATGAAAGCGGCGACCTCATGGCGCTGTCCCGCATTCCGGTGACCGTCGTCTGTTCCGGGCCGAAAGCCATCCTGGACGTGGCGGCCACACGCGAAAGACTGGAGACGCTGGGCATCACCTTGATCGGGTACCGGACCGACACATTGCCCGCGTTCTATTGCGGCCATTCCCCGCACGCAGTGGACGTCCGCTGCGACGATGTAACCCAGGTCGTGGAAATCATTCGCGCCCGGGACCGGATGGCCCTCCCCTCGGCCATCCTTGTGACCGTTCCCGTTCCGGACTCCCACGCCCTCCCATGGGAGGCCGTCCAGGACGTCGTGCAAACCGCCTTACGCCGGCCTGCAGGGGCCCGCCTGGCACCGGCCGAGGTTACGCCCTACCTGCTCGGGGCCGTGCGGGATGCGCTGGGAAATCGAGCACTGGACGCGAATATTGCACTTCTGGAGCAGAATGCACGGCTTGCGGCCGAATTGGGGGTAGCACTGGCCGAGGCGAACCCGGCCAGCCATAGCTAG
- a CDS encoding D-alanine--D-alanine ligase family protein, with the protein MNSLQASPELSRKTRVGVWFGGQSPEHEVSVISALQAASALDGDRFVPVPVYVSKQGQWYAGNHLLELERYQDLASLVADATEVALAPGTGQTARLVPVHGPLLGRAEPVVLDVVFVAFHGGSGENGGVQGMCEMLGVPYTGSGVLSSAAGMDKVVAKTLCQLDGVPVVPWQVVAENEWRGHEDTFLKMIQDALGMPLIVKPVRLGSSIGIAKVTTAEELEAAMEDAFRYDSRALIEQCVPNLREINASVLGRGATCRVSVLEEPVAADAFLSFKDKYQRSAGKSSGMASLDRLIPAPLEAHVAERIRGLAVQAFTALDSAGVARIDFLMDAGTGDVYFNEINTIPGSFSFYLWEPAGLPFRELLSELIDLAFERFEEQQARVQSYDINLLQERAVRGLKGAKS; encoded by the coding sequence ATGAACTCACTCCAAGCCTCCCCGGAATTGTCCCGGAAAACCCGCGTCGGCGTATGGTTCGGCGGGCAGTCACCGGAGCATGAAGTCTCGGTCATCTCTGCACTCCAGGCAGCTTCCGCACTGGATGGGGATCGGTTCGTCCCCGTCCCGGTGTATGTTTCCAAGCAAGGACAATGGTACGCCGGAAATCACCTTTTGGAATTGGAACGGTATCAGGACCTGGCATCCCTGGTGGCCGATGCGACCGAGGTGGCGCTTGCCCCCGGTACGGGACAGACGGCGCGCCTCGTGCCGGTGCATGGCCCATTGCTGGGACGCGCGGAGCCCGTAGTCCTGGATGTGGTCTTCGTGGCGTTCCATGGGGGCAGCGGCGAGAACGGGGGCGTCCAGGGAATGTGTGAGATGCTCGGCGTTCCGTACACCGGAAGCGGGGTGTTGTCGTCCGCTGCGGGCATGGACAAGGTGGTGGCCAAGACCCTGTGCCAGCTGGATGGGGTACCGGTCGTGCCCTGGCAGGTGGTTGCCGAGAACGAATGGCGCGGACACGAGGATACATTCCTGAAGATGATACAGGATGCGCTTGGCATGCCGCTGATCGTGAAGCCGGTCCGGCTGGGCTCTTCCATCGGAATCGCCAAGGTGACGACGGCCGAAGAACTGGAGGCCGCAATGGAGGATGCGTTCCGCTACGACTCCCGTGCCCTCATTGAACAGTGTGTACCCAACCTCCGGGAAATCAATGCGTCGGTGCTCGGCCGTGGGGCAACGTGCCGGGTTTCCGTACTCGAAGAGCCGGTCGCGGCCGATGCGTTCCTGTCCTTCAAGGACAAATACCAGCGCTCGGCGGGCAAGTCGTCGGGGATGGCCTCCCTGGATCGGCTCATCCCGGCTCCGCTCGAAGCGCACGTGGCGGAGCGCATCCGTGGGCTCGCCGTGCAGGCGTTCACGGCGCTGGACAGTGCCGGTGTAGCCCGCATCGACTTTCTCATGGACGCCGGGACGGGCGACGTGTATTTCAATGAGATCAACACGATCCCCGGATCGTTTTCGTTCTATCTGTGGGAGCCGGCCGGGCTGCCGTTCCGGGAATTGCTTTCGGAGCTGATTGACCTGGCGTTCGAGCGGTTCGAGGAGCAGCAGGCCCGGGTGCAGTCCTACGATATCAATTTGCTGCAGGAGCGGGCGGTTCGCGGGCTCAAGGGGGCGAAGAGTTGA
- a CDS encoding metallophosphoesterase family protein, which yields MPENTTGEQTAPNGRRGDMQIALLSDIHSNLPALEAVLTHIRAQSWSVDRIYCLGDIVGYGAQPLECVERIRETCHGVVLGNHDLAVADGTGEMYLPRDGQAAAQHNRAVLPTEARTWLRDLPMTVADDVATFVHATPLDPERWLRMESFHLTQAQFRHFDTDLCFTGHTHMPGILSQTLGVFRIRPGHRYLVNVGSVGQPRDGDPRACVAYLDTETLDYRLERVAYNVDAAARAIKEAGLPRALASRLERGT from the coding sequence ATGCCCGAAAATACAACCGGCGAACAGACAGCGCCCAACGGGCGTAGAGGCGACATGCAAATCGCGCTCCTCTCCGATATCCACAGCAACTTGCCCGCCCTGGAGGCGGTCCTGACGCATATCCGCGCCCAATCCTGGTCCGTCGACCGGATCTACTGCCTGGGAGACATCGTCGGGTACGGGGCGCAACCCCTGGAATGCGTGGAGCGGATCCGCGAAACGTGTCACGGTGTCGTCCTGGGCAACCACGACCTGGCCGTGGCCGACGGAACGGGCGAAATGTATCTTCCGCGGGACGGCCAGGCGGCAGCCCAGCACAATCGGGCCGTGCTCCCGACCGAGGCCCGCACCTGGCTCCGCGACCTGCCCATGACCGTGGCCGATGACGTAGCAACGTTCGTTCACGCTACCCCCCTGGACCCCGAGCGCTGGCTGCGCATGGAGTCATTCCACCTGACACAGGCCCAGTTCAGACACTTCGACACCGACCTGTGCTTCACCGGGCATACGCACATGCCCGGCATCCTGTCGCAGACGTTGGGCGTGTTCCGGATTCGCCCTGGACATCGGTACCTGGTGAACGTGGGAAGTGTCGGCCAGCCCAGGGACGGCGACCCGCGTGCCTGCGTGGCCTATCTGGATACGGAAACCCTGGACTACCGGCTCGAACGCGTTGCATACAACGTGGACGCCGCGGCGCGGGCCATCAAGGAGGCCGGGTTGCCGCGCGCGCTGGCCAGTCGGCTCGAACGCGGCACGTAG
- a CDS encoding dihydroorotase has product MQTPNLLILGGQVLDAATGKTTRQDIRIRDGVIAELGSLSPDGDEPVFDAAGKHVSIGWMDMHVHLREPGQEYKETIETGCRAAAFGGFTAVACMPNTTPPIATRDVVEFIVERSRRLPVNVHPIACVSKRREGKELAEMADMMAGGAVAFSDDGSPVQDGGLMRHALEYASMLDRPIINHMEDLTLNPHGHMHEGEVSTRLGLPGIPALAEEVMIARDALIAEFTGGPVHVAHISTAGAVEIVRRSKARGIPITAEVCTHHFALTDAAVEESDYDTHFKMHPPLRTAADVAAMKAGLADGTIDAICTDHAPHAPNEKEVEFQAAPFGILGLETAWGLIGRELIGPGVLSLADAVRKITVAPREIMRIPLPVIEVGAAANLTVFDADSEWTFTSADIKSKSRNTPFVGAKMVGKAHAIYNKGQFVKA; this is encoded by the coding sequence ATGCAGACTCCCAACCTCCTTATCCTCGGCGGCCAGGTACTCGACGCCGCCACCGGCAAGACCACCCGCCAGGACATCCGGATACGCGACGGTGTGATCGCTGAACTCGGATCGCTGTCGCCCGACGGGGACGAGCCGGTATTCGATGCGGCAGGAAAGCACGTTTCCATCGGATGGATGGACATGCACGTGCATTTGCGCGAGCCGGGGCAGGAGTACAAGGAAACCATTGAGACCGGATGCCGCGCCGCCGCCTTCGGAGGCTTCACGGCCGTCGCCTGCATGCCCAATACGACCCCGCCCATTGCCACGCGGGATGTCGTGGAATTCATTGTCGAACGATCACGACGCCTACCGGTGAATGTCCATCCGATTGCCTGCGTCTCGAAGCGCCGCGAGGGCAAGGAACTCGCGGAAATGGCGGACATGATGGCGGGAGGGGCGGTTGCCTTTTCCGACGACGGATCGCCCGTGCAGGACGGCGGTCTCATGCGCCATGCCCTGGAGTACGCGTCCATGCTGGATCGTCCCATCATCAACCACATGGAGGACCTCACGCTGAATCCCCACGGGCACATGCATGAGGGTGAAGTGTCCACGCGACTCGGCCTGCCGGGCATTCCAGCCCTGGCCGAGGAAGTCATGATCGCCCGCGACGCCCTGATTGCCGAGTTCACCGGGGGGCCTGTCCACGTGGCCCACATTTCTACCGCCGGCGCCGTGGAAATCGTACGCCGGTCCAAGGCACGTGGCATCCCGATTACCGCCGAAGTCTGCACGCATCATTTCGCGCTGACGGACGCTGCTGTGGAGGAATCCGACTACGATACGCACTTCAAGATGCATCCGCCGCTCCGGACGGCCGCCGACGTCGCAGCCATGAAAGCCGGTCTGGCGGACGGGACCATCGATGCGATCTGCACGGACCACGCCCCCCATGCCCCGAACGAGAAGGAAGTCGAGTTCCAGGCCGCGCCGTTCGGGATCCTGGGCCTGGAAACGGCCTGGGGCCTGATCGGGCGGGAGCTGATCGGGCCGGGCGTGCTGTCCCTGGCCGACGCGGTCCGGAAGATCACGGTGGCCCCACGGGAAATCATGCGGATTCCGCTGCCGGTGATTGAAGTTGGCGCAGCCGCCAATCTGACCGTGTTCGATGCGGATTCCGAGTGGACTTTCACGTCGGCGGACATCAAATCCAAGTCGCGCAACACGCCGTTCGTGGGCGCGAAGATGGTCGGGAAGGCGCACGCCATCTACAACAAGGGGCAGTTCGTCAAGGCCTGA
- the alr gene encoding alanine racemase, translating into MSVPVATIARIHEDRLRRNVQRLQARLGPVGLMGVVKADAYGHGAVRVSRILESLDVPCLAVATLAEAVALREAGIHAPILVFAPPTAEGAVLYAAFDLQAVVDAPRAASALTSAGVRGISVHVKVDTGMGRYGVSVEQVPDLLRLVEQAPGLRLAGLWSHFADADTPGSPQTTRQMARFRDLLDMLGGHAPCPVHLANSGAIYTTPESVDPRLVGSARAGIALYGLLDVPAARAELEPVMEVLSTVNAVRPVRKGTTVSYGAHWTAPQDTVLAVVGAGYADGISRMLSNQGQVSIDGKTYAIRGNVCMDAIVVDLGPGNPDGVVEGDTVTLLGDHPTAFEIADACGTITYEVTCRISHRVRRIAYTPGLARE; encoded by the coding sequence ATGTCCGTCCCTGTCGCCACCATAGCCCGTATCCACGAAGACCGCCTGCGCCGCAACGTGCAGCGGCTCCAGGCCCGTCTGGGGCCGGTCGGGCTCATGGGCGTCGTCAAAGCGGACGCCTACGGCCACGGCGCCGTCCGGGTGTCCCGTATCCTGGAATCGCTGGATGTCCCGTGCCTGGCCGTGGCCACGTTGGCGGAAGCCGTAGCGCTGCGGGAGGCCGGCATCCACGCACCCATCCTGGTCTTCGCACCTCCCACCGCTGAAGGGGCCGTCCTCTATGCCGCCTTCGACCTCCAGGCCGTGGTCGACGCACCCCGGGCCGCCTCGGCGCTCACGTCTGCCGGTGTCCGCGGTATTTCCGTGCACGTGAAAGTGGATACCGGAATGGGTCGATACGGCGTGTCCGTTGAACAGGTGCCCGACCTGCTGCGCCTCGTTGAGCAGGCCCCGGGGCTCCGGCTGGCCGGCCTCTGGTCCCACTTTGCCGATGCCGATACGCCCGGATCACCACAAACCACCCGCCAGATGGCTCGATTCCGGGACCTGCTGGACATGCTGGGCGGACACGCCCCCTGCCCCGTACACCTGGCCAACAGCGGAGCCATCTATACCACGCCCGAAAGCGTCGATCCCCGGCTGGTGGGTTCGGCCCGCGCGGGCATCGCGCTGTACGGCCTGCTGGACGTGCCGGCCGCGCGGGCCGAACTCGAGCCCGTCATGGAGGTCCTGAGCACCGTCAATGCCGTGCGCCCGGTGCGGAAGGGAACGACCGTATCGTACGGGGCCCATTGGACGGCTCCCCAGGACACGGTCCTTGCCGTGGTGGGCGCCGGGTATGCCGACGGTATCAGCCGCATGCTGTCCAACCAGGGCCAGGTCTCCATTGACGGCAAAACCTACGCCATCCGTGGAAACGTATGCATGGACGCCATCGTGGTGGACCTCGGGCCGGGAAATCCTGACGGCGTTGTGGAAGGGGACACGGTCACGTTGCTCGGCGACCATCCCACGGCCTTCGAGATCGCAGACGCTTGCGGGACAATAACCTATGAGGTGACCTGCCGGATTTCACATCGGGTTCGCCGAATTGCGTATACTCCCGGACTCGCAAGGGAGTGA
- a CDS encoding response regulator transcription factor — translation MASTFDPSQLHVLLVDDEEDVVEIVSHFLSGEGFNVHKAYSGSEALEKATPEIDLIVLDIMLPEMDGYEVCRKLRSRVETETIPIIFLSAKDEEDDQIKGLMLGADAYLTKPVSPQVIVAHVKAVLRRSGIEESRTLQVKNLTIYEDEYRASLDGKDLGLTLTEFELVRYLVRHPRKAFTRQQLLETIWKDAMMVTERTVDAHIKNLREKLGSFAQHIQTVRGVGYRFVEEGGGEE, via the coding sequence ATGGCCAGCACTTTCGATCCTTCCCAGTTGCATGTCCTGTTGGTCGACGACGAAGAAGACGTTGTCGAAATCGTATCCCATTTCCTTTCCGGAGAGGGATTCAACGTCCACAAGGCGTACTCCGGCAGCGAAGCCCTGGAAAAGGCCACACCCGAGATTGACCTGATCGTGCTGGACATCATGCTGCCCGAGATGGACGGATATGAAGTCTGCCGCAAGCTCCGCAGCCGCGTCGAAACAGAAACCATCCCGATCATTTTCCTCTCGGCAAAGGACGAGGAAGACGATCAGATCAAGGGGCTCATGCTGGGTGCCGATGCGTATCTGACGAAACCCGTGTCGCCCCAGGTCATCGTGGCGCACGTCAAGGCGGTGCTCCGCCGATCGGGCATCGAAGAAAGCCGGACGCTCCAGGTCAAGAACCTGACCATCTATGAGGATGAATACCGGGCGTCATTGGATGGCAAGGATCTGGGTTTGACCCTCACGGAATTCGAACTCGTCCGCTACCTGGTCCGTCACCCCCGCAAGGCCTTCACACGGCAGCAACTCCTGGAAACCATCTGGAAAGACGCCATGATGGTCACGGAACGCACGGTGGATGCCCATATCAAGAACCTCCGGGAAAAACTCGGCTCGTTTGCCCAACACATCCAGACCGTTCGCGGTGTTGGCTACCGGTTCGTGGAAGAAGGCGGCGGCGAGGAATAA
- a CDS encoding HAMP domain-containing sensor histidine kinase: protein MTARPGRHFFERFVPARASTQTWMILTFVFFVGIAVVAVGLYIAFVLRSEVQVAFRQTLVDQTLQIATLVEEVPDDSSRAALARDFSRFGGLHVTVLAPNRVIADVHLGNPARADIPSPADVVFPENGGVLLEEYVVDGVRLFYASMVRHDSGLIVRVGQPRPPLFRLIQRIQYTLAAAMLMALLLAVFGSWIAAERVTEPLVTIRNSARSISEGQLDREILVDSRASEFQDLAKSLNRMSDTFKEKIQELERLAALQNEFIGNVSHEVRNPIFAVGGYLEALGSSTLSDDQRRFYAEKGLMNLERLNNLFSDLIEIARLEYREDLIKPSIFNLQDLLKDVAEVVQAKAEAKGLELHVDNPEWFVRADRARLRQVLINLIDNAIAYSDEGSVRCRCRRHLDKVRIEVVDTGRGIPEEHLEKVFERFHRVDPDRSRKSGGTGLGLSIVRQILASHGESIHVESTVGRGTRFWFEIPFASESPDA, encoded by the coding sequence GTGACTGCACGTCCCGGGCGCCATTTCTTCGAGCGGTTCGTTCCCGCCCGGGCCTCGACGCAGACCTGGATGATCCTGACATTCGTGTTCTTCGTCGGGATCGCCGTCGTGGCCGTGGGTCTCTATATCGCGTTCGTCCTGCGAAGTGAGGTTCAGGTGGCCTTCCGCCAGACCCTCGTCGACCAGACGCTCCAGATTGCGACGCTCGTGGAAGAGGTCCCCGACGACTCGTCCCGCGCAGCGTTGGCACGGGATTTTTCCCGCTTCGGAGGACTCCACGTGACCGTCCTGGCTCCGAATCGGGTCATTGCCGATGTGCATCTGGGAAATCCTGCCCGTGCGGACATCCCGTCCCCTGCCGACGTCGTCTTTCCGGAAAACGGGGGTGTGCTGCTTGAGGAGTACGTGGTCGACGGTGTACGGCTCTTCTACGCGAGTATGGTGCGGCACGATTCCGGACTGATCGTGCGGGTCGGACAGCCCCGCCCTCCGTTGTTCCGGCTTATTCAGCGCATACAGTACACGTTGGCGGCGGCCATGCTGATGGCCCTCCTTCTGGCGGTATTCGGATCCTGGATTGCGGCGGAACGGGTGACCGAGCCACTCGTGACCATCCGGAACAGCGCCCGATCCATAAGTGAAGGCCAGTTGGACCGGGAAATCCTGGTCGATTCCCGGGCATCCGAGTTCCAGGACCTGGCCAAGAGCCTGAACCGGATGTCCGACACGTTCAAGGAGAAAATCCAGGAACTGGAGCGCCTGGCCGCACTTCAGAACGAGTTCATCGGGAACGTATCGCACGAAGTCCGCAACCCCATTTTTGCCGTCGGCGGCTATCTGGAAGCCCTCGGTTCGAGCACCCTGTCCGATGACCAGCGCCGGTTCTATGCCGAGAAGGGCCTCATGAACCTGGAGCGGCTCAACAACCTGTTCAGCGACCTGATTGAAATCGCCCGGTTGGAGTACCGGGAAGACCTCATAAAACCGTCCATATTCAACCTGCAGGACCTGCTGAAGGATGTTGCCGAGGTGGTCCAGGCCAAAGCCGAGGCCAAGGGACTGGAGTTGCATGTGGACAATCCGGAGTGGTTCGTCCGCGCCGACCGTGCGCGTCTGCGTCAGGTGCTCATCAACCTCATTGACAATGCGATTGCCTACTCGGACGAAGGTTCCGTCCGGTGTCGCTGTCGGCGGCACCTGGACAAGGTCAGGATAGAGGTCGTGGACACCGGCCGCGGAATTCCGGAGGAACATCTGGAGAAGGTGTTCGAACGGTTCCATCGCGTGGACCCCGACCGATCCCGGAAATCGGGAGGAACGGGCCTTGGTCTCTCGATTGTACGTCAGATCCTGGCCTCGCACGGAGAGAGCATCCACGTCGAAAGCACCGTCGGCCGGGGAACGCGGTTCTGGTTCGAGATTCCGTTCGCGTCGGAGTCCCCCGACGCCTGA
- a CDS encoding dehydrogenase E1 component subunit alpha/beta yields MASTKKKTSTPSTATNGSGTRTDANTPVNTALMDRPLFQGDFEYVELGPSDFDSTELLDVYRTMLLSRRLDEKMLTLLKQGNGFFHIGCAGHEATQAAIGLLSRPGHDWFSFYYRDMMMYLMLGGTAEEVLLHHMAKAADPNSGGRQMSEHFSNKSRNILPISSSVGAQFLPAVGVGLSLQRDGVEDAYVYCSCGDGATSQGDFHEALNWAARAKTPVLFVVQDNGYAISVPVRDQTAGGSAFKLAAGYEGLKRIHVDGTDFFSTYSGAKAAIEHIRSGEGPVCLVADLVRLLPHSSSDNHTKYRTPEELEADRREDPILQMEERLKEAGLLDDARIESMRKEVAKQVDKASAWAAAQADPDPSTALDHVYFEGDTGLEFETSEPSGEPIVLVDAINHALHEEMERNERVIVYGEDVAGGKGGVFTATRDLTDRFGADRCFNSPLAEASVVGTAVGFASAGFKPVVEIQFGDYIWPAMQHLRNQVSSYRYRSNGEWGCPMVIRVPVGGYIHGGLCHSQNIEAFFAHMPGFKIALPSNAADAKGLLKAAIRMEDPVLFMEHKALYRSAAARSPEPDKDYLLPFGKARTVREGTDLTIITWGMMVHKSMNAARQLEKEGVSVEVIDLRTILPMDSDAVLASVRKTNRAMVVYEDHEFGGFGAEISAQIADLAFESLDAPVRRVAGAFTMIPFADPLERAVLPDDEQVLEAARALAAW; encoded by the coding sequence ATGGCGAGTACGAAGAAGAAGACGAGCACCCCATCCACGGCAACCAACGGTTCCGGCACGCGCACGGATGCCAACACCCCTGTCAATACCGCGCTCATGGATCGCCCGCTGTTCCAGGGCGACTTTGAATACGTCGAGTTGGGCCCGTCCGACTTCGACTCCACGGAGTTGTTGGACGTCTACCGCACCATGCTCCTGTCGCGTCGCCTGGACGAGAAAATGCTCACGCTGCTGAAGCAGGGCAATGGTTTCTTCCATATCGGATGCGCTGGCCATGAGGCCACGCAGGCCGCGATCGGCCTGCTCTCCCGCCCTGGCCACGACTGGTTCAGCTTTTACTACCGGGACATGATGATGTACCTCATGCTCGGGGGTACGGCCGAAGAAGTGCTGCTGCATCACATGGCCAAGGCCGCCGACCCGAACTCGGGCGGACGCCAGATGTCCGAGCACTTCTCGAACAAGAGCCGAAACATCTTGCCCATTTCGTCCTCCGTCGGCGCCCAGTTCCTGCCCGCCGTTGGCGTGGGCCTGTCCCTGCAGCGGGACGGTGTGGAGGATGCCTATGTGTACTGTTCCTGTGGAGATGGAGCCACCTCCCAAGGTGATTTCCACGAAGCCCTGAACTGGGCGGCACGGGCCAAAACCCCGGTCCTGTTCGTGGTCCAGGACAACGGATATGCCATTTCCGTCCCCGTCCGGGACCAGACCGCCGGTGGATCGGCATTCAAGTTGGCCGCAGGATACGAGGGGTTGAAGCGCATCCATGTGGACGGAACCGACTTTTTCAGCACCTATTCGGGTGCCAAGGCAGCCATCGAGCACATCCGCTCCGGCGAAGGCCCGGTCTGCCTCGTCGCCGACCTGGTACGTCTGCTCCCGCACTCAAGCTCCGACAATCATACCAAATACCGGACCCCGGAAGAGCTGGAGGCCGATCGGCGGGAGGACCCCATCCTGCAAATGGAGGAGCGCCTGAAGGAGGCCGGCCTCCTGGACGATGCCCGCATCGAGTCCATGCGCAAGGAAGTCGCGAAACAGGTGGACAAGGCGTCGGCCTGGGCCGCTGCCCAGGCGGATCCCGATCCCTCGACGGCGCTCGATCACGTCTACTTTGAAGGCGATACGGGGCTCGAATTTGAAACGTCGGAGCCGTCAGGCGAACCGATCGTACTGGTGGATGCCATCAACCACGCCCTCCACGAGGAAATGGAGCGCAACGAACGAGTCATCGTCTACGGCGAGGACGTGGCCGGCGGCAAGGGCGGTGTATTCACGGCCACCCGCGACCTGACGGACCGGTTCGGTGCCGACCGGTGCTTCAACTCCCCGCTGGCCGAGGCGTCGGTTGTCGGAACCGCCGTCGGATTTGCATCGGCCGGCTTCAAGCCCGTGGTCGAAATCCAGTTCGGCGACTACATCTGGCCGGCCATGCAGCATCTTCGGAATCAGGTTTCCTCCTACCGGTATCGGTCGAACGGCGAATGGGGGTGCCCCATGGTCATCCGCGTACCCGTCGGCGGGTACATCCATGGCGGGCTCTGCCACTCGCAGAACATCGAGGCGTTCTTCGCCCACATGCCCGGCTTCAAGATTGCCCTGCCCTCCAACGCTGCGGACGCCAAAGGACTGCTGAAAGCCGCCATCCGGATGGAAGACCCGGTGCTCTTCATGGAGCACAAGGCCCTGTACCGGTCGGCCGCTGCCCGCAGCCCTGAGCCGGACAAAGACTACCTGCTGCCGTTCGGGAAAGCCCGTACGGTCCGCGAAGGAACCGATCTGACCATCATCACCTGGGGCATGATGGTCCACAAGTCCATGAACGCCGCGCGTCAGCTGGAAAAGGAAGGTGTGTCGGTTGAAGTCATCGACTTGCGCACCATCCTTCCCATGGATTCCGATGCCGTACTGGCGTCGGTCCGGAAGACAAACCGGGCCATGGTCGTGTACGAAGACCATGAATTCGGTGGATTCGGCGCGGAAATCTCCGCCCAGATTGCTGACCTGGCCTTTGAATCCCTCGACGCGCCGGTGCGACGCGTGGCAGGTGCCTTCACCATGATCCCGTTCGCGGATCCGCTGGAACGCGCTGTCCTGCCCGATGACGAACAGGTCCTGGAAGCCGCCCGAGCCCTGGCCGCCTGGTAA
- a CDS encoding cystathionine gamma-synthase, with translation MSRELPLTPEEAAGLGIGTRAVHGGQAPDPSTGAVMTPIYQTSTYAQSAPGVHKGHEYARVTNPTRSALEGNLASLEGARHGICFASGVAATDAVMKWMRPGDHVVASNDLYGGTYRLMRQVFGPFGITSAFIDMTDLEIVKAALTPETKLLWIETPTNPLLRVVDIAALTALAKERGIVTVVDNTFATPVLQVPLALGADMVLHSTTKYLGGHSDVIGGAVCTNDDEWADRLRFIVKSTGAAPGPMDCFLTLRGTKTLHLRMERHCANAERIAEWLQAHDKVETVYYPGLSGHPGHEIAARQMCKFGGMVSFLLKDDSIEAATRVMSSTQIFTLAESLGGVESLLNHPATMTHASIPAAERHAAGLHDSLIRLSVGIEDVDDLLADLSSALDA, from the coding sequence ATGTCCCGCGAACTCCCCCTGACTCCCGAAGAAGCTGCCGGTCTTGGTATCGGTACGCGCGCCGTGCATGGCGGACAAGCTCCGGATCCCTCGACCGGTGCCGTCATGACGCCCATCTACCAGACCTCCACGTACGCCCAGAGCGCCCCGGGTGTCCACAAGGGTCATGAGTATGCCCGCGTGACGAACCCCACGCGGAGTGCCCTGGAGGGCAACCTGGCGTCATTGGAGGGGGCCCGGCACGGTATCTGTTTCGCGTCGGGCGTCGCGGCTACCGACGCGGTCATGAAGTGGATGCGTCCCGGGGACCATGTGGTGGCTTCGAATGACCTCTACGGCGGCACCTACCGCCTCATGAGGCAAGTGTTCGGTCCGTTCGGGATTACGTCGGCGTTCATTGACATGACGGACCTGGAGATCGTCAAGGCCGCGCTCACGCCGGAAACGAAGTTGCTCTGGATTGAGACGCCGACCAACCCGCTGCTGCGTGTCGTGGACATAGCCGCGCTGACGGCCCTTGCGAAGGAGCGGGGCATCGTGACCGTGGTGGACAATACGTTTGCTACGCCGGTCCTTCAGGTTCCGCTTGCTTTGGGTGCCGACATGGTGCTGCATTCGACGACCAAGTATCTGGGCGGGCACAGCGATGTCATTGGTGGCGCCGTGTGTACGAACGATGACGAATGGGCGGATCGTCTCCGGTTCATCGTCAAGAGTACCGGTGCGGCCCCGGGACCCATGGACTGTTTCCTGACGCTCAGGGGGACCAAGACCCTGCATCTCCGGATGGAACGGCACTGCGCCAACGCTGAACGGATTGCCGAGTGGTTGCAGGCCCACGACAAGGTGGAAACGGTGTACTACCCCGGCCTTTCCGGTCATCCCGGGCACGAGATCGCGGCGCGTCAGATGTGCAAGTTCGGGGGGATGGTATCGTTCCTGCTGAAGGATGACAGCATAGAGGCGGCAACGCGTGTCATGTCCTCAACGCAGATATTCACGTTGGCTGAGAGCCTGGGTGGCGTAGAGAGCCTGTTGAATCACCCGGCTACCATGACCCACGCATCCATTCCGGCAGCCGAACGTCACGCCGCCGGATTGCACGATTCTCTCATCCGACTGTCAGTCGGAATCGAGGACGTGGACGACCTGTTGGCCGATCTGTCCTCGGCGCTGGACGCCTGA